A genomic stretch from Telmatocola sphagniphila includes:
- a CDS encoding DUF1501 domain-containing protein, which produces MLPEISRREFTKLGMAGVLGGATAPWFTAFAQENAKNPKRQKSCILLWLSGGPATIDMWDLKPGHENGGPFKELSTDVPGLKLGEPLQKLSKFGKDLAIVRGMSTREGDHGRATYYLRTGYVQQGALQYPTLGSLFAKELGDPASEMPSFVSISPFRQLNNAAFTSGYLGPMFAPLIVGEGSFGPPPSGSMVDELLKVQDLDRPKDIEESQATGRFDLLKDLQNQFGSDRPNLVVQSQHLAYQRAVKLMKSVGAKAFDLTTEKDKTRDDYGRNLFGQGCLLARRLVERGVPFIEVNLGGWDTHQNNFDQVKNLAGILDSGWASLMADLRERGLLESTTILCMGEFGRTPKINGGRGRDHFPNAWSAVLAGGGIKGGQAYGKTSADGTTVEEGKTDVPDLLSTLALALGIDYNKNNASNVGRPVRVVDKVAKPIQSLIG; this is translated from the coding sequence ATGTTACCGGAAATCTCACGACGGGAGTTTACCAAACTTGGCATGGCCGGCGTACTGGGTGGAGCAACGGCTCCCTGGTTTACGGCTTTCGCACAGGAAAACGCCAAAAATCCCAAACGGCAAAAGTCCTGCATTTTGCTGTGGCTCTCGGGAGGACCGGCTACCATCGATATGTGGGATCTAAAGCCCGGCCACGAGAACGGTGGTCCCTTCAAGGAACTTTCGACCGATGTTCCCGGTTTGAAGTTGGGGGAACCGCTGCAAAAACTGTCCAAGTTCGGCAAAGATCTCGCTATCGTTCGAGGTATGTCCACTCGCGAGGGCGATCATGGGCGTGCTACATACTACCTCAGAACGGGTTATGTGCAGCAGGGGGCCTTGCAATACCCGACACTCGGTTCCCTCTTCGCCAAAGAACTCGGCGATCCGGCTAGCGAGATGCCCTCTTTTGTGAGCATTTCTCCGTTCCGTCAGTTGAACAACGCCGCCTTTACCTCGGGCTATCTGGGGCCAATGTTTGCTCCTCTGATCGTCGGGGAAGGAAGTTTTGGTCCGCCTCCCAGCGGTTCCATGGTCGATGAACTCTTAAAAGTTCAAGATCTCGATCGTCCGAAGGATATTGAAGAATCGCAGGCAACGGGTCGCTTCGATTTGCTTAAAGATCTGCAGAATCAGTTTGGCTCCGATCGACCCAATCTGGTCGTTCAAAGCCAGCACCTGGCGTATCAACGCGCGGTTAAGCTCATGAAGTCGGTCGGGGCCAAGGCTTTCGATCTCACAACCGAAAAAGATAAGACCCGCGACGATTACGGACGCAATCTGTTCGGGCAGGGCTGCCTGCTCGCCCGGCGACTTGTGGAGCGGGGCGTCCCGTTTATCGAAGTCAATCTCGGTGGTTGGGATACGCACCAGAACAATTTCGATCAAGTGAAAAATCTGGCCGGGATACTCGATTCGGGTTGGGCAAGTCTCATGGCCGACTTGCGCGAACGCGGGCTGTTGGAATCCACCACGATTCTCTGTATGGGCGAGTTCGGCCGAACCCCGAAAATCAACGGCGGGCGTGGTCGCGATCACTTCCCGAATGCGTGGTCAGCCGTGTTGGCGGGCGGCGGCATCAAAGGCGGGCAAGCCTACGGCAAGACCAGTGCGGATGGCACTACAGTTGAAGAAGGGAAGACCGATGTTCCCGATCTCCTGTCGACTTTAGCCCTGGCACTGGGCATCGATTACAACAAGAACAACGCCTCGAACGTCGGCCGTCCGGTTCGGGTAGTCGACAAGGTGGCCAAACCGATTCAAAGCCTGATCGGATAA
- a CDS encoding DUF1553 domain-containing protein, producing the protein MLVRNLLLLVGLGIGSQAALGQASKKESVPDREIREQKLADLIDSEFDKFWKKNDITPAPLADDAEFFRRISLDLVGRIPTVQEVRQFLTDRDPQKRAKLISRLEDRSQFYNYFANVLRQQWLPQTLENAQFADAGVGFEKYLREKLRNKEKLDVIVRDILTASSQFTDRQGRMQMEKDDPPAAFNRVNEFNPASVAAAASRLFMGVKLECAQCHNHPFNSFKREQFWELAAFFSEVNPTIAASGDAKARRSIVIPELGKTVTVKFINGEMPKFKDDKESPREVFVNWLTSKDNPYFAANMTNRIWQHFFGLGLTDPIDEPSEDNPPLIPELQKALAQAFIESGFDLQFMMNAIARSKVYQRSSKMTHQSQSNPKNFARANVRGMSGEQLYDSLVQATGLREGFQEIPQMVRGMRSGRAAIVSKFSSPEALIERQTSILQALTLMNGNFLNNQTDLNKSLFLAGVVDAPFLSPTGKIESLFLATLSRMPTKEELQKYQSYLDKSKDPETKKKNYTDIFWALLNSSEFMLNH; encoded by the coding sequence ATGTTAGTTCGCAACCTTTTGCTTTTAGTCGGGCTGGGAATCGGCAGTCAGGCCGCCCTCGGCCAGGCTTCCAAAAAAGAGTCCGTCCCTGATCGGGAGATTCGCGAGCAAAAACTCGCCGATCTCATCGATTCGGAATTCGACAAATTCTGGAAAAAGAACGATATCACTCCCGCCCCCCTGGCGGATGATGCCGAATTTTTCCGCCGGATTTCGCTGGATCTCGTGGGCCGGATTCCCACCGTTCAGGAAGTACGCCAGTTTCTGACGGATCGCGATCCCCAAAAGCGGGCTAAACTCATTTCACGCTTGGAAGATCGGTCCCAGTTCTACAACTACTTCGCCAACGTTCTCCGACAGCAATGGCTGCCGCAGACACTGGAGAATGCGCAGTTCGCGGATGCGGGGGTCGGTTTCGAAAAGTATTTACGGGAAAAATTGCGAAACAAAGAAAAACTGGATGTCATCGTTCGCGATATTCTGACCGCTTCGTCGCAATTTACCGATCGGCAGGGGCGAATGCAAATGGAGAAGGACGATCCGCCCGCAGCCTTTAACCGCGTCAATGAATTCAATCCCGCCAGTGTCGCGGCGGCCGCCAGCCGTTTGTTTATGGGCGTTAAGCTCGAGTGTGCTCAATGCCATAACCATCCTTTCAACAGTTTCAAACGGGAACAGTTCTGGGAACTGGCCGCATTCTTTTCGGAAGTCAATCCGACGATCGCGGCGAGCGGCGACGCCAAGGCCCGTCGGAGTATTGTGATTCCGGAACTCGGGAAAACGGTAACGGTGAAATTTATCAACGGGGAAATGCCCAAATTCAAAGATGACAAAGAAAGCCCGCGGGAAGTATTCGTCAACTGGCTGACATCGAAAGACAACCCGTATTTCGCTGCGAATATGACCAATCGCATTTGGCAGCATTTCTTCGGCTTGGGGCTGACCGATCCCATCGATGAACCCTCTGAAGACAATCCGCCATTGATTCCGGAGTTACAGAAAGCGTTGGCCCAGGCGTTTATCGAGAGCGGTTTCGATTTGCAGTTTATGATGAATGCCATTGCCCGCAGCAAGGTCTATCAGCGATCGAGCAAGATGACGCATCAAAGCCAGTCGAATCCCAAGAATTTCGCGCGGGCGAACGTGCGCGGAATGTCCGGCGAGCAACTTTACGATTCGCTAGTGCAGGCGACGGGCTTACGCGAAGGATTTCAGGAAATCCCCCAAATGGTTCGGGGAATGCGTTCCGGGCGGGCGGCCATCGTCAGCAAGTTCAGCAGCCCGGAAGCCCTGATCGAACGGCAGACGAGTATTCTTCAGGCGTTGACCCTGATGAACGGCAATTTTCTCAACAACCAGACCGACTTGAATAAGTCTTTATTCCTGGCTGGTGTGGTCGATGCGCCGTTCCTCAGTCCGACGGGGAAAATCGAATCGCTCTTCCTGGCGACTCTCAGCCGGATGCCAACGAAGGAAGAACTGCAAAAATATCAATCCTATCTGGATAAATCGAAAGATCCGGAAACCAAAAAGAAAAACTACACCGATATTTTTTGGGCTCTGCTGAATTCCAGTGAGTTCATGTTGAATCACTAA
- the ileS gene encoding isoleucine--tRNA ligase codes for MSFEKVATSGVDFPARESAILNFWAEKQIFEKLKAQNAGKPKWSFLDGPITANNPMGVHHAWNRTYKDAYCRYFAMTGHALRYQQGFDCQGLWVEVEVEKELKLHSKKDIEALVPGDPEASVAKFVNLCKARVDKYADIQTKQSIRLGYWMNWDTEEDFKKSPDNRKSYFTNSEENNYTIWSFLKKCHHRGLLYRGFDAMPWCGRCGTGISEMEKSEGYKIIAHRAIFVKFPLRDKPGENLIAWTTTPWTLTSNVAAAVNPELVYLKIKLGSEIYYIAKGAFKAARLEEQFKAKEWVEGVPKLKSLEQIFKEKAGKEGFEILGELKGEEMIGWAYNGPFDQVEAQNAPYGYPAELAEVVSKQGWSKDYSAKQAHRVIAWKDVGESEGTGIVHIAPGCGAEDFHLGKENLIPFVAPLDETGHFLPGFGELSGKHANPPETVDWIINYLKQKGILFAVEQYPHKYPHCWRCKQELLYRLVDEWYISMTWRDEIMRVVEQVTFLPESVNGRARELDWLRNMGDWMISKKRYWGLALPIWVDPQTGDFEVIGSREELKQRAVEGWSEFEGNTPHRPWVDQIKIRNPKTGNLMSRVPDVGNPWLDAGIVAFSTMKWNTDREYWKQWYPAEFITESFPGQFRNWFYALLAMSTMMSDGQPPFKTLLGFATVLDQDGRAMHKSEGNSIEFIGAAESGFTIDHPLKEKEQPKLPEGALSFEVVEKKDKEGKPIRAVRASYPPIGADVMRWLYCRHNPAQNLNFGPVPANELRAKFVLKLWNTYAFFVNYARLDDFDRTAEPIPFSQRSDLDRWILSDLQGLVKLARESFESFDTQRFCLEVESFIDDKLSNWYVRRSRRRFWKSEQGNDKSSAYQTLYVVLKSLAQLIAPIVPFLAEDLWQNLRSPKDAESVHLVAYPKVQEDWLDSTLSEEVNALLKLVSVGGAARNVAKIKTRQPLAELIVQPAEDAERRAAERFGDQLCEELNVKKVKIIPTDAPALMKDSVKLNMKTAGAKCGAKLKEVNAYIATLKASQLYEALKKGSFEIAEVPLESGDFIVNYEAPAGFAGVVEKGTQVLLDTKISPELRLEGLARDIIRNVQDLRKKANLEMEDRIVLSIESEAEEIRQSLQAHRNSIGEETLTTEWKEQLDNALDTTSVKIDGMPLTIRLKKA; via the coding sequence ATGAGTTTTGAGAAAGTTGCGACATCCGGAGTTGATTTTCCCGCTCGGGAAAGTGCGATATTGAACTTCTGGGCGGAAAAACAAATCTTCGAAAAGCTGAAGGCTCAAAACGCCGGGAAGCCGAAGTGGTCCTTTCTGGATGGTCCCATCACGGCCAATAATCCGATGGGGGTGCACCACGCCTGGAACCGCACTTATAAGGATGCCTACTGCCGTTATTTCGCAATGACCGGCCACGCACTCCGCTACCAACAAGGTTTTGACTGCCAGGGACTGTGGGTCGAAGTGGAAGTCGAGAAAGAACTCAAGCTCCATAGCAAGAAGGACATCGAAGCGCTGGTGCCGGGCGATCCGGAAGCTAGCGTTGCCAAGTTCGTTAATCTCTGCAAAGCCCGCGTCGATAAGTACGCCGATATCCAGACGAAGCAATCGATTCGGCTCGGTTACTGGATGAATTGGGACACCGAAGAAGATTTCAAAAAGTCTCCGGATAATCGCAAAAGCTACTTCACCAATAGTGAAGAAAACAATTACACCATCTGGTCCTTCCTCAAAAAGTGCCACCATCGCGGGTTGTTGTACCGTGGTTTCGATGCTATGCCGTGGTGCGGCCGCTGCGGCACGGGCATCAGCGAAATGGAGAAGAGCGAAGGTTATAAGATCATTGCGCACCGGGCGATATTCGTGAAATTTCCCCTTCGCGATAAGCCGGGCGAGAACCTGATTGCCTGGACGACTACTCCCTGGACTCTAACTTCGAATGTGGCCGCCGCGGTGAATCCGGAACTGGTTTATCTGAAGATCAAGCTCGGTTCGGAGATTTATTATATTGCTAAGGGGGCTTTCAAAGCGGCTCGACTCGAAGAACAATTCAAAGCCAAGGAATGGGTGGAGGGGGTTCCCAAACTCAAGAGCCTGGAGCAGATTTTCAAAGAGAAAGCGGGCAAGGAAGGCTTTGAAATCCTGGGAGAACTCAAGGGCGAGGAGATGATCGGCTGGGCTTACAACGGGCCGTTCGATCAGGTCGAAGCTCAAAACGCTCCTTACGGTTATCCGGCGGAATTGGCGGAAGTGGTCAGCAAGCAGGGCTGGTCCAAGGATTATTCCGCTAAGCAGGCGCATCGCGTCATCGCTTGGAAAGATGTCGGCGAGAGTGAAGGTACTGGGATAGTTCACATCGCCCCGGGTTGCGGTGCGGAAGACTTTCACCTGGGCAAAGAAAATCTGATTCCTTTCGTTGCACCGCTGGATGAGACTGGCCATTTTCTGCCCGGTTTCGGTGAACTTTCCGGTAAGCATGCCAATCCGCCAGAAACGGTCGATTGGATCATCAATTATCTGAAGCAGAAGGGCATTCTGTTCGCGGTCGAACAGTATCCGCACAAGTACCCGCACTGCTGGCGCTGCAAGCAGGAATTGCTCTATCGGCTGGTGGATGAATGGTACATCTCCATGACTTGGCGCGATGAGATCATGCGGGTGGTCGAGCAGGTGACTTTCTTGCCGGAAAGTGTGAACGGTCGCGCTCGCGAATTGGATTGGCTTCGCAACATGGGCGATTGGATGATCTCCAAGAAACGCTATTGGGGCCTGGCACTACCGATCTGGGTGGATCCTCAGACAGGCGATTTCGAAGTGATTGGCTCGCGTGAAGAGTTGAAGCAGCGAGCCGTGGAAGGCTGGTCGGAATTCGAAGGCAACACACCGCACCGGCCCTGGGTCGACCAGATCAAGATTCGAAATCCCAAGACCGGTAATTTGATGAGTCGCGTTCCGGACGTTGGGAATCCTTGGCTCGATGCGGGGATTGTGGCCTTCAGCACAATGAAATGGAATACCGACCGGGAATACTGGAAGCAGTGGTACCCCGCCGAATTCATCACGGAAAGTTTCCCCGGGCAGTTCCGCAACTGGTTCTATGCTCTGCTGGCCATGAGCACCATGATGAGCGACGGCCAGCCGCCGTTCAAAACTCTCCTGGGCTTTGCGACCGTACTCGATCAAGACGGCCGGGCGATGCACAAGAGCGAAGGGAATTCGATTGAGTTCATAGGGGCGGCCGAGTCGGGATTCACCATCGATCATCCTTTGAAGGAAAAAGAACAACCGAAATTGCCGGAGGGAGCACTTTCCTTCGAAGTGGTCGAAAAAAAGGATAAAGAAGGGAAGCCCATAAGGGCAGTTAGAGCTTCCTACCCGCCCATCGGGGCGGATGTGATGCGCTGGCTCTACTGCCGGCACAACCCGGCTCAGAATTTGAACTTTGGTCCCGTCCCGGCCAATGAGCTTCGAGCCAAGTTCGTTTTGAAGCTCTGGAATACCTACGCTTTCTTTGTGAATTATGCCCGGTTGGATGACTTCGACCGAACCGCCGAGCCGATTCCTTTTTCGCAACGCTCCGATCTGGATCGCTGGATCCTTTCCGATTTGCAGGGACTGGTGAAACTGGCTCGGGAGTCGTTCGAATCATTCGATACGCAACGATTCTGCCTGGAAGTGGAATCGTTCATCGATGACAAATTGAGCAACTGGTATGTGCGTCGGTCGCGCCGACGGTTCTGGAAGAGTGAGCAGGGCAACGATAAATCGAGTGCTTATCAGACTCTGTATGTCGTTTTGAAATCACTAGCTCAGTTGATTGCGCCGATCGTTCCGTTCCTGGCCGAGGATCTCTGGCAGAATCTGCGTTCGCCAAAAGATGCCGAGAGCGTTCATCTGGTGGCTTATCCCAAGGTTCAAGAGGATTGGCTGGATTCTACACTCTCCGAGGAGGTCAATGCCCTCCTGAAACTGGTTTCGGTCGGTGGAGCGGCCCGCAACGTCGCCAAGATTAAGACCCGTCAACCTTTGGCGGAGTTGATCGTTCAACCGGCCGAGGATGCGGAACGCCGGGCCGCGGAACGATTTGGCGATCAACTTTGCGAAGAGTTGAATGTCAAGAAGGTTAAGATTATCCCGACCGATGCCCCAGCCCTGATGAAAGATTCGGTGAAGCTGAATATGAAGACGGCCGGGGCGAAGTGTGGTGCAAAATTGAAGGAAGTAAACGCCTATATCGCCACGCTGAAAGCCAGCCAGCTTTACGAAGCGTTAAAGAAGGGATCTTTTGAGATTGCCGAGGTGCCCCTGGAATCGGGCGATTTCATCGTCAATTACGAGGCCCCCGCTGGCTTTGCGGGGGTGGTGGAGAAGGGCACTCAGGTACTGCTTGATACGAAGATTTCTCCGGAGCTCCGCCTGGAAGGTTTGGCGCGGGATATTATTCGCAATGTGCAGGATCTTCGCAAAAAGGCCAACTTGGAGATGGAAGATCGCATTGTGCTTTCCATTGAGTCGGAGGCGGAAGAGATTCGCCAATCGTTGCAGGCCCATCGCAATTCCATCGGAGAAGAGACCTTAACCACCGAGTGGAAAGAACAATTGGACAATGCCCTCGACACTACGAGCGTTAAAATTGATGGAATGCCTCTGACGATACGGTTGAAAAAAGCCTGA
- the purN gene encoding phosphoribosylglycinamide formyltransferase produces MSSDVRPVRLAVLLSGGGTTLQNLIDRAGDGSLSVQIVLVISSKPSVYGLERAKLANIPSLVLPRKSFPDLAAFSSANFAAIRESGAELVCLAGYLQKLLIPRDYQGKVLNIHPSLLPKFGGKGMYGHHVHEAVIAAGETESGCTVHYVDDEYDHGEIVLQRKVSISLADTPDSLAAKVFEQECLAYPEALRKVLASRQITPPSAR; encoded by the coding sequence ATGAGTAGCGATGTTCGACCCGTTCGACTGGCAGTTTTGTTGTCGGGAGGCGGTACAACTCTGCAGAATCTGATTGATCGGGCAGGCGATGGTTCCCTCTCCGTTCAAATTGTGCTCGTCATCTCGAGTAAACCGAGCGTTTACGGCCTCGAACGAGCCAAACTCGCGAACATCCCTTCACTCGTTCTGCCTCGAAAGAGTTTTCCCGATTTAGCGGCCTTCAGCTCGGCCAATTTCGCGGCCATTCGCGAATCGGGGGCGGAATTGGTTTGCCTGGCCGGTTATCTGCAAAAACTGCTGATTCCGAGGGATTACCAGGGAAAAGTGCTGAACATTCACCCCTCCCTGCTTCCCAAATTCGGCGGCAAAGGGATGTACGGCCATCACGTTCACGAAGCGGTAATCGCCGCCGGGGAAACAGAAAGCGGTTGCACCGTTCATTACGTCGATGATGAGTACGACCATGGGGAAATCGTACTCCAACGGAAGGTTTCCATCAGTCTGGCGGATACCCCGGATAGCTTAGCTGCCAAGGTTTTTGAACAGGAATGCCTCGCCTATCCGGAGGCGCTTCGCAAAGTGCTAGCCAGCCGACAAATCACCCCGCCATCAGCTCGGTAA
- the hemW gene encoding radical SAM family heme chaperone HemW has translation MISLPQAAYIHIPFCKHHCGYCDFAVVAGKDHLQTLYLEALELELTSLVNSQEIQTLFIGGGTPTYLSEPNLQRLMQMLGIWFKNYDEFSIEATPESITAEKIAILQGGGVNRISLGVQSFENHSLIELDRVHSVADIRPAIEMCNDHFPRVSLDLIFAVPEQRLEDWQRDLRAAVDFGVGHISTYGLTYEKGTPLWKRRERKEVVALDEDLEGQMYEYAMAELPRLGLEQYEISNFAKPGQECRHNQIYWANESYYGFGLGAARYLAGTRETNTRSLDNYLKKLFAGESPTQSSERLSDLDRARETIFTQLRRREGILRESFENQTGFSIDQLAGERLKPLLDNHLLIDDSVSIRLSRAGRCLADAVITELMAG, from the coding sequence ATGATATCGCTTCCGCAAGCTGCCTATATTCACATTCCGTTCTGCAAGCACCACTGCGGCTACTGCGATTTTGCGGTAGTCGCGGGCAAGGATCACTTGCAGACCCTCTACCTCGAAGCACTGGAATTGGAACTTACCTCCCTGGTGAATTCCCAGGAAATTCAAACGCTTTTCATTGGCGGCGGTACTCCCACCTATCTTTCCGAGCCGAATCTCCAACGCCTGATGCAGATGTTAGGGATCTGGTTCAAAAATTATGACGAATTTTCGATTGAAGCCACACCCGAAAGCATCACGGCCGAGAAAATTGCGATTCTCCAAGGGGGGGGAGTCAATCGGATCAGCTTGGGGGTGCAATCGTTCGAGAATCATTCGTTGATCGAACTGGATCGTGTGCATTCGGTCGCGGATATTCGCCCGGCCATTGAAATGTGTAACGATCATTTTCCGCGGGTTTCTCTCGATCTGATTTTCGCCGTACCGGAACAACGGCTGGAAGACTGGCAGCGGGACTTGCGAGCGGCTGTCGATTTTGGCGTCGGCCATATCTCGACTTACGGTTTGACCTACGAGAAGGGGACGCCGTTGTGGAAACGGCGGGAACGCAAGGAAGTGGTGGCTTTGGACGAGGATCTCGAAGGCCAAATGTATGAGTACGCGATGGCGGAACTCCCTCGTCTCGGGTTGGAACAGTACGAGATTTCCAATTTCGCCAAGCCGGGACAGGAGTGCAGACACAATCAAATTTACTGGGCGAATGAGAGCTATTACGGGTTTGGTTTAGGTGCCGCGCGATATCTGGCAGGCACCCGGGAAACTAATACGCGAAGCCTCGATAATTATCTGAAGAAATTATTCGCCGGAGAGTCACCGACGCAGAGTTCGGAGAGGTTATCGGACTTGGATCGTGCCCGAGAAACTATATTTACCCAACTGCGTCGGCGGGAAGGAATTCTGCGGGAATCGTTCGAAAACCAAACCGGCTTTTCCATCGATCAGTTGGCGGGGGAGCGACTCAAGCCGTTGTTAGATAATCATTTACTGATTGATGATTCGGTTTCGATCCGCTTATCCCGAGCCGGGCGCTGCCTCGCCGATGCGGTAATTACCGAGCTGATGGCGGGGTGA
- a CDS encoding fumarylacetoacetate hydrolase family protein encodes MRFATLATPAGPRASVQAGEFYIDLQATDPSLPSNVKTILEAQGSLDSKIEAAKSNPKAVKVAVSEAKLHAPVIDPQKIICVGLNYRDHAIECNLPIPRDPVLFNKFNNTLIGHGENIIHPKVSVKVDYEAELVLVIGKTGRYIPESQAQSYVAGYAVGHDVSARDWQMEKDGKQWMAGKTFDTFAPIGPVLVTADEVKDPHHLNISLRLNGKTMQNSNTKQFIFNIPQMVSYISQIVTLMPGDIIFTGTPPGIGNALTPQVFLKPGDVTEVEIEGLGVLKNTVVGE; translated from the coding sequence ATGCGTTTTGCGACTTTAGCCACCCCGGCCGGACCCCGGGCGTCGGTCCAAGCAGGGGAATTCTATATAGATCTCCAGGCCACCGATCCTTCTCTGCCTTCCAATGTTAAGACTATTCTGGAAGCTCAGGGTTCGCTCGATTCGAAAATCGAGGCCGCAAAATCGAACCCCAAGGCGGTCAAAGTCGCGGTTTCCGAGGCCAAATTGCACGCTCCGGTAATCGATCCTCAGAAGATTATCTGCGTCGGACTCAACTATCGCGATCACGCCATCGAGTGCAATCTGCCGATCCCGCGCGACCCGGTTCTGTTCAACAAATTCAACAATACCCTCATCGGACATGGCGAAAATATTATCCATCCCAAGGTTTCCGTCAAAGTCGATTACGAGGCCGAACTGGTGCTGGTGATCGGCAAAACGGGCCGATATATTCCGGAATCTCAGGCCCAAAGCTATGTGGCGGGTTATGCCGTGGGGCACGACGTGTCCGCCCGCGACTGGCAGATGGAAAAAGATGGCAAGCAGTGGATGGCCGGGAAAACCTTCGATACCTTCGCTCCCATCGGTCCTGTGCTGGTCACGGCCGATGAGGTGAAAGATCCGCATCACCTGAACATTTCGTTGCGTTTGAACGGCAAAACGATGCAGAATAGCAATACCAAGCAGTTTATTTTCAATATTCCGCAGATGGTCTCGTACATCTCCCAGATCGTGACCTTGATGCCGGGGGATATAATTTTCACAGGAACTCCTCCGGGTATCGGTAATGCACTTACCCCTCAAGTATTCCTCAAGCCGGGCGACGTGACCGAAGTGGAAATCGAAGGGCTGGGTGTTCTGAAAAACACTGTTGTCGGCGAATGA